The Rhinoraja longicauda isolate Sanriku21f chromosome 17, sRhiLon1.1, whole genome shotgun sequence genome includes a region encoding these proteins:
- the LOC144601758 gene encoding uncharacterized protein LOC144601758 isoform X4, whose translation MDEGDLAFKQKMKDEQEKLDELKTKAAGKGPLGEMGRSEDLSDFDKGQIGMAIQLGQSISETARLVGCSQSAVRSWSGAPVSSGSTAPLV comes from the exons GGCGACCTTGCTTTCAAACAGAAGATGAAGGATGAGCAGGAGAAACTGGATGAGCTGAAGACGAAAGCTGCAGGCAAAGGGCCGCTTG gtgaaatgggcaggagtgaagacctcagcgactttgacaagggccaaattggtaTGGCCatacaactgggtcagagcatctctgaaacggcaaggcttgtggggtgctcccagtcagcagtg aggagctggagcggcgctccggtgagctccggcagcactgcacccctggtttGA